The stretch of DNA TCGGTGGCTACTCGCCCGAGTGCTCCGAGGTCGCGGCGGCGCTGTACGGCAGCGCGCTGAAGGAAGTGGTGCCGGTGTCCTCCACGCGCGTGGCGGAGCTCGCCAAGCTGCTGGAGAACATCTACCGCTGCGTCAACATCGCCATGGTCAACGAGATGAAGATGCTCTGCGACCGCATGAACGTGGACGTGTGGGAGGTCATCCAGGCCGCCAGCACCAAGCCCTTCGGCTTCCAGCCCTTCTACCCGGGCCCGGGTCTGGGCGGTCACTGCATCCCCATCGACCCGTTCTACCTGACGTGGAAGGCGCGCGAGTACGAGTTCCACACCAAGTTCATCGAGCTGGCCGGCGAGGTGAACTGGCAGATGCCCTACTACGTGGTGCAGCGCACCATGGAGGCGCTCAACAAGGCGAAGAAGACGCTCAACGGCGCGAAGGTGCTGTGCCTGGGCGCGGCGTACAAGAAGGACATCGACGACATGCGCGAGAGCCCGTCTCTGCGCATCATGACGCTCCTGGCGGAGAAGGGCGCGGAGCTGTGCTACCACGACCCGTACGTGCCGGAGCTGCACAAGGGCCACGGCTTCAACATGGAGATGAAGTCCGTCCCGCTCGAGCCGGAGAAGCTCGGCGAGTACGACGCCGTCCTCATCCTCACGGACCACACCAACATCGACTACGCCGCCGTGGTGGCCAACGCGACGTGTGTGATTGACACGCGCAACGCCACCAAGGGCGTGCCCCAGGGCCGCGAGAAGGTGACGAAGGCGTAAGAGACGAGCCAGGGCCCGGAAGCCGACCCTCCGGGCAGGGGTTCGCGACTCCAGGTGTCGGGAGGGGCACCTGGAGTCAGCGG from Myxococcus guangdongensis encodes:
- a CDS encoding nucleotide sugar dehydrogenase — protein: MVGSPLLERIRRREAKVGVVGLGYVGLPLGMAFAEAGFPVVGLDVDKRKLDKIEKGESYIKHIPSAPLAELTKAGKLKATGDFSRSKELDCVIICVPTPLTASREPDMSYIIQTGESLAPHVRRGQLFILESTTYPGTTEEVLKPILERNGLKAGVDFHLAFSPEREDPGNKSFNTKTIPKIVGGYSPECSEVAAALYGSALKEVVPVSSTRVAELAKLLENIYRCVNIAMVNEMKMLCDRMNVDVWEVIQAASTKPFGFQPFYPGPGLGGHCIPIDPFYLTWKAREYEFHTKFIELAGEVNWQMPYYVVQRTMEALNKAKKTLNGAKVLCLGAAYKKDIDDMRESPSLRIMTLLAEKGAELCYHDPYVPELHKGHGFNMEMKSVPLEPEKLGEYDAVLILTDHTNIDYAAVVANATCVIDTRNATKGVPQGREKVTKA